In the Silene latifolia isolate original U9 population chromosome 1, ASM4854445v1, whole genome shotgun sequence genome, TGGAAGGTTTAGCTTGGAATTAAGCACTGGATTTAAGTTGAATTTGGAGGATACCCTTTATGTTCCCTCCTTCGGGCGCAATTTAGTTTCAGTTTCTAAGTTAGATAACGATGGTTTTAGATTAAGTTTTGGACAAGGTTGTTTCAGTATGTTTTAAGACAATATTTTTATTGGTTCTGGGATTTTGGAAAACGGAATGTATCGTATTTATTTAGATAAATTGTTTTCATAATCTCTTTTTGTTTCTCATAATATTTCTCTGCATAATAATTTTAGTTCGAAACGTGGAAGGTCTAATGAAAGTTCCTCCTTCTTATGGCATAAACAATTGGCCCATATTTCAAGAGAGAGGATGAACATATTGGTTAAGGACAATATACTACCTTCTCTTGATTTTACGGATTTTATGATGTGTGTTGAATGCATTCAGGGTAAGCAAACCAAACACACCAAGAAAGGGTCCACAAGAAGCACTACTCTTTTGGAAATTATACATACAGACATATTGGTCCGTTTGATGTTCCCTCCATGAGCGGAGAGAAATATTTCATCACTTTTATCGATGATTATTCACGTTATTGTTATCTTTACCTTTTGCATGAAAAATCTCAATCAGTAAACACTTTAGAGATTTACAATAAAGAGGTAGAAAGGCAATTAGGAAAGAAAGTGAAAATCGTAAGGTCAGATATGGGTGGTAAATATTATGGCAAATATGATGAATCAGGACAACATCCTGGTCCATTTGCAAAACTCCTTGAAAGTTTGGGTATTGTCCCTCAGTACACAACCCCTGGTTCTCCTTGGATGAATGGTGTTACTGAGAGGCGTAATCGAACCCTATTAGAGGCTGTAAGGACAATGATGTGTAATACCAATCTACCTATAAAGTTGTGGATGCATGCCCTTATGACTGCTGTGTATGTTGGAAATCGGGTTCCCAGTAAGGCAGTTTCAAAGACACCATTTGAACTGTGGAAAGGGTGGAAACAGAGTCTTCAACACTTGATTGTATGGGGATGCCCAGCAGAGGCACGCATTTATAATCCATATGAAAGGAAGCTTGATCCTAGAACCATTAGTGGATTCTTTATCATCTATCCAGAAAAGTCCAAAGGGTATAGGTTTTACTGTCCTTCAAACAGCACCAAAACTGTTGAAACCGGAAATGCCAAATTCCTTGAAAACGGTGAGACAAGTGGGAGTGATCAAGTACGAGACGTCGTCGTTAATGAGGTTAGGGTAGCCATTCCGGTTCATGTGCTGCCGACACCTATTTTACAAGTTCCACATAATGATAAAATTGATCCAATCAATGTAGTGGAACCTAATCTTGATGATCCTCCACTCCAGAATAAAATTATCGCCAATAATGATGTTATAGATACAGCACCTGAAATAGCATTAAGGAGGTCCACAAGACCAAGAAGGTCAACTATTCCAAATGATTATGAAGTGTATCTACAACAATGTGAATTTGACATAAGTGTAGATAATGATCCGGTTACGTTTTCGCAAGCTATGAACGGTAATGATTCCGACAAATGGATTAATGCCATGAAAGAAGAGATGGAGTCTATGGATTAATACCAGTAAGTCAGAAGGCTGTCGGCTGCAAGTGGGTCTTTAAGACCAAGCGTGACTCCTTAGGTAACATTGAACGACATAAAGCCAGACTGGTAGCTAAAGGCTTTAATCAGAAAGAAGGCATTGACTATAATGAAACCTTCTCTCCAGTTTCTAAGAAGGATTCTTTACGGGTCATTTTAGCTTTAGTAGCTCATTTTGACTTAGagctacatcaaatggatgtgaaaacggcaTTCTTGAATGGGAGTTTAGAAGAGGAAGTCTACATGGCTCAGCCTGAAGGCTTCGTTATTGATGGCAAAGAGGACAAAGTCTGTATAttaaagaagtccatttatgggctTAACCAAGCTTCTCGGCAATGGTATATTAAGTTCCATAATACCATTACCTCCTTTGGGTTTCAAGAAAACACTGTTGATCAGTGTATATACCTGAAGATCAGTGGGAGTAAGTTTGCATTTTTGgtcttatatgtcgatgacatacttatCGCGAGCAGTGATTTGGGTTTATTACGTCAAACTAAAGATTTCCTATCAAACAACTTTGAGATGAAAGATATGGGGGAGGCGTCCTATGTGATCGGGGCGGAAATATCTAGAGACGGATCACAAAGGACATTAGGGTTCTCTCAGAAAGCCTATATCATGAAGGTCTTAGAAAGATTTAACATGGTAAAATGTAATTCCAATGATGTTCCTATTTAGAAAGGGGATAAGTTCAGCTTAAGTATGTGTCCTAAGACTGAACTAGAACGAAATGCCATGAAAGACTTTCCTTATGCATCTCTGGTTAGAAGCTTAATGTATGCACAGGTCTGTACAAGACCTGACATAAGTTTTGCAGTAGGTATGTTGGGTCGATATCAGTACAACCCTGGAATGGGTCATTGGAGCGCGGCTAAGAAAGTTTTAAGGTACTTAAAGGGAACACGGAACAAAATGCTCACTTACAGAAATACTGATCAGCTTGAGGTTATTGGATACGCTGACTCAGATTTTGGAGGATGTGTGGACTCAAGAAAAAAGCACTTTTGGTTACGTGTTTGTTTTGGCTGGGGGAGCAATCTCCTGGAAGAGTGCTAAACAAACAATTATCGCCCCATCCACTATGGAAGCTGAATTTGTAGCGTGCATTGAGGCTACTATTCAAGCTTTATGGTTGCAAAACTTTCTTTCAGGGCTTAGCATTATGAATTCTGTTGCAAGGCCGCTGAAAATTAACTGTGATAATGCCGCAACTGTCTTCTTTTCGAAGAATGATAGGTACTCTAAAGGAATAAAGCACAAGGAAATGAAGTACCTATCAGTTAAGGAGGAAGTTCGGAAAAACACGGTGTCAACTGAGCACATCATGACTAGTGctaacatagcagatcctttgACTAAGGGATTACCTCCAAAGACATTTTTGAAGCATGCTACTGATATGGGTCTGGAGGCTAATCATTAAGGCTTTTCATTTATGTTGGATCCTGCTAGTATTTTGTAATGATGACACTTATGTTTTGATTAATCAACTTATGTTTTCTTATGATGATGATTTCCGAACAGTTTCTGTAtcgtattattgttattgtatacaTTGTTGATGTTGCACGATTAATAGAAGTAGTCCTTTTTCCCCAAGGACATTATCGGGGATTATATTTTCTTCTTGTACAGACTGATTATTCTAAATGATCGGTCCGTAGTACGTGGAAGGGCCACTTCTCTTGTATAGTAGTGTCTTCGCCATGACTCAACCGGTTGTTTGGAAGTGATCAGGGTAATTAAGATAAACCCATTATGAGTTCATTTAGCCTTCAGCCCACCTTATGATTCTACTTATGCATGACATTATGTTTCGGTCAGTAATATggtccaagtgggagaatgtaagaATTATTTGAGCCCGTATAGGTTCCGAATTAATTCTCTGTTATGTGGATCTAATTACTGGTGTCAGTCACTTTAATTGATAACGGCTAAATATAATATTTCGGGTTTTTAGTGGGAGTAATGGTATTAGTGGATTACGGTTAACGTTTACAGGCCGTTAACATAATGGGTCCACTTACCTAATTAGCCCCTCCTGCCACCTGCTTATATAAACCACACCTGTTTGTGGTTAATCCAATTTTTATAAGGAAAACACACTGAAAGAGAATTGGGGATTAAGGGAGGCAGGACAAGGCAAAGCTTTTAGGGTTCATCATCTAATTGTTCTTATGAAATTTCTTCATCAAATTCAATGACTACTTCCGGTATGTATCTACCAGTAATTATCGCTGCAATCAAGATCCTTTAATTTATGTCTAATACTCTATTGTAGTGAGACTAAGTGCGCGCTTCgttgaaccaaaaaaaaaaggtaatagGGAAGATaacgtggttgttgatttagACAGacaattttatactccctccattcaaatgaatttcatatgtttttttttaatatatgtgAGGTATATTTTAATCAAGTGTATGAAATTCATTTGAATGGACTAACTTAGTTggtaaattaacaaaaaaatacTCGTAGTATATATCACCTATGGTCAACACTCCATGCACAAATTTGCGATATATAGATTTTCTTCATAATGGACTACCCGTTATGTTTATACCATAGCGTAAAATTGTGTCGAACAATTATGATTATATTTGGTGATCCAGATTCCAATACAGTATCCAATTTTATTTTATCCTCCATCTTTTATGATtagattatactccctccgtcccggtcaatagttatctatttccattttttGGGTGTTTTAGTGAATAGTtatttatttccttatttggtcATCTTTTGTGGGCATCTTTCAATGTACATGTGGGGCTAtaggttttgtgtggtccaaatccacccatttctctttccttaatttttgtgccaaaagcAATATATAACTATTGATCGAGATGGAGGGAGTACCAAATTTGTACACTGTTATATAGATTTTAAaaaattaggtttaaattatgttttagcCAAAAACAAATATATATGCCCGTGCAACTTTACACGGGTTTTAACCTAGTTAAATATATTACTCTTTACTTTTTACCATTTCGTTTTCCCATTTTTTAAAAATTTGGTTATGGACTAATCTACCCTTCCCACCCTTCACCTTTAATTCCCAAAGTCCTAAAAGTTTCTTCTTTGGTCTACTGCTACTCCCACCTACAAGTGCGACGGCCGTAACTTACATTCACCACCACCTATGATAGAACCCTTTAGAGCCTACTACATCGCAACCACGTAACATGCCTCCACCATCACCTAGCGACCCACATCCACACAATGTCGACGCCATATATTTTGGGAGAATAGAACAATCACCCTCACGTAAGACCCATCACCATTGAATCCGACTCCGCCACAATAAACACCATCCCTCTTTCCAATCTATTCAATGACCGGGGAGAAGGATTTGTGGGTAAATTATAGGTGGTCGGATTTGAGGAATGGTAGTTAATGTTGCTGGGTCGGTTTCGATTAGGATGGGATGGTGGTACTGGTCAGGGCCGTCCCCGACATTTTGGCAGCCCTGTGCGAGATTTATACGATAGACCCCTTAAGGCCTTAATTATTAGCGTACTTTATATTTTAACAAAATATAAGAATTTTTAAATAAGCATTTAAttttttatacaaaaatataaacATTTTATTTTAATTGGGTGATAAAAAAGACCCTTTATGTGGTATAAATAAACTTTTGTATCTTCAAATACAATCAATTGTAAGTATCTTGGCGGTAATGTATCACAACTTCTCATATCGACGCAGGTTCGAGCCTTGGCAGAGGCTTATTTTATATCATTTTCAAAAGCAAATTAAAGTTCAAAATTGCAGCTAGTGAGAGTCAAACCAAGAATGCTAGGAAAGTGGGGCGCCTACCTTACCAATTGCACTACAAGACTTCTTATGATTAATATATACGTGAAGTAGTATATATCACCATATAGTAGCTTCACTAATAATTGGGCCCGTTAAAATTGGGGGCTCTGTTCCATCGTACGGATTGAACACCCTCTGGGGCGGCCCTGGTACTGGTGGTCACGAGAGTATGGAAGAAATCTTCTTGGTGGTTGGTAGTGAATTTGAACTGACCTCAGTTTTGTGGTGGTCGGACATAGGTGTTGTGGATAGTAATATGGTGGTCGGAGGGAGGCATGTCGTGGTACAGTGATAAGAGGAGGGTAAAATTGAGTTTTAACGAATTTACATAGTATAAAAGATGAGTGTTTTTTTATGCTTTCCATTGGCTAGTGATTTTAGGGCTTGAAAAAATGTTTTATATAAGTAGGGCCCCCCATGTTCTTAATACACATTTAATAACTCTCTCTCCCAATTTCATTAATTAATTACGTCTTTTCCTACCTTCTTGAATTAAATACATTACACTTTATCCTATTCCTCCACCACTATCAACCCTAATCAAAATACATACAATCAAAACCATGCATAAAAATGATAATTTGTTGAAATATTACAAATACATTAGGAACATGTAAAATTAGATTGGAAAATTAAAATTAATCATCGACTTGGAAATAAAACAAGTTTCAAGTTTTAAATTACAGAAAACTAATAAAAAGTTTATGAAAAATGCATATAAACACTGGAAAATTAAAAAAATagaagaataataataaaaaaaaaaactagacgTATTTGGTTGAAAATTAATGAAGGACAAAAATCGAAGAATATACGTTTAATGTTGATGAATgggtatttttttttattatatgtGAATTCGCGCCAATTATTTTCACCACCACAGGTTCATAAAACACTAAAAAGTATGtatcataaataaaatatttagcaTAGTGAGTATAGATTTTTTAAATACTAAACTATTTAACTCCTATATCCAGTTATAGCGCCTGCTATTACGACAATATGACCTGTgtattttttgcacgggtttaaaaccaGTTAGTATTAATATTCAAGTTATATAatgttaattaattatattaattcaaTTTTCATACTTGAAATAACACAAAAAAGTTATAGTAGAATTGATTTGCACCATAGGGTAAATTTGTGGGGCTAATATGCACATAATGTAAGTTATGGGGGTGATTTGCACATAAGACTAAACCTTTGGGGGTTATTTGCTACTTTCCCATTATTTCAATGCAATAAATATATTTAGGAACCTCATCTAACACTTGATATATTATTTCATAGTTTTTTTAAAGAGTGTATTTTTAATATGTGGCCTCCATTCGGTCCGTAGAACAAGAGAAAAAGGATTATACATCGGATGTATTACATCAGACTCCATATatatttgtgtttttgtgtatttttttcgagctttataaaattcaaaagttACATTTCAGTTTTTtgacgtcaaaactcaaatttttccgagcttatatgtaatgtttttgagttatattgtaattttttagttttatgttgaaaagaatgaattcaaaaactttctaataaaactcataatttttaaaacaaaactcaaaaactttaactaaatgctcaaaaactataccatctataatccacttactggtaGAACAGGGCCTCCCAAATTCATTTGGCTGCCCTATAACCGTTATTTAACAAAAGAAGTTAAATGTTTGTTACAAACAGAACAAACATCATAAGGTTAGATGACTAATATGATTAGCTTAAAAGAATTCTATACATAGCAAAAGAATCCAAAGAATCAGGGTTGTAAACAAGTTATCATAATACAATAACACAAATTCTTTGTTGTTTCAAATTTTCTCTCATTCATTCTACATTAGTGAGAGGCAGTCTTAGTGAGAGATGGAGACCGTTTCTCCTATGTTTTGGTGTTAGAGGAAGCTTGGTTTTAGtagatttttttttcattaacttGGGAGTTTATGATTACCTAGTTGGCCCAATATTACGAGACAATCATGAGTATTGTTTTGTCATTAACCAAAGTCCAAAGATCAACAAACATGGTTATTGGAAATGTATTCCCTCTTTGTCTTACCTTTTGTGATGCATCGCTCTCAGATAGGAGGGAATTACTAAGTTCCGTTTAATTTTCCAGTTCATGAATAATGTGAATAGATCAAGCGGCTAAAAGATAATTGAGTCCCACATTCAAACTGATTTTCGACGTGTTTTCTTTCGAATTAAGATTTTGACGGGTTTGACTAACATCGACATTCCCATACGACACATTTTTTTACAGGTCGAAAACCTGAAACTTTTTGCTGAAGATCCGGTTGAAGAAATTTGGGTCTTTCTTCTATTGGAAAATAAAGATAGCAAGATATAAACAATTGTATTGATTATCAGTTATATGTATTACAAGAGAGATTAcaagctatatatatatatatatatatatatatatatatttttttttttttttttttttttttggttgtaaAGAAAGTGTGCACACTAACTATCCATCCATTCACATACAAGACCATGTCTTTGTTTTATTAAACGATCTAGGAATAAAACTAATAGCTAAACAATGAAAAGAAGCGGCAACCTCCAACACATCCTTTAGTAGCGCTTTAAGGAGATGATGCGTACGTTCGATCCCAGCTAGCTGGTAGACAATGGAAATGCAGTCCGTAGAGATCTCTAAGTGACGTATGCCTTGTTGCTGAGCCCATAACATAACCGTTAACACCCCCAATCCCTCGGCCTGTAAAGGTGATTCCGCTCTAATCTTTCTTACCTCACTACAACATCTTTGCCCATTCCCTAGTATACCCTCCCAACCAATCCTTGCTTTCTCCATCCCCCTCCACCCAGCATCCACCATAACCCTTACATAGTCACAATTTTTAATTTCACCCACAATACAAACCGGGTTACTATCTCTGATCCACAGCGCACTATCAGTTCTTGAAATACCGGAAGGAACCATTGTATTGAGTATTTCCTTATCGTTCGCCTTCATCGCTTGATCTGCCGTCCCAACCAAATGCGCCCATAAATTATAGAACATTAGCGGATGGAAGGTCAGACCTTGGAAGAGTATTTTATTTCGAACACTCCATAGACACCAAATCATTGCCACAAACCGTATCACCCGAACCTCTCCACCTTCCAAATTTCCTAAATACGAAATCCATTCAATTATCCATTTCGTAATATCCAAATGTGAGCCCAATTCAGCACGTATTCCGAGCTCTGAACAAGCCCATAATCTTCGTGACACAGGACAGTCACGAAATAAATGTTCCATCATTTCCATGCTCCGATCCCATCATTTGTCAAACATAGCTTGCAATTTGCGGCAATCTCAATATTTCTTTTCCTAAAATTTTTTCCTACCGAAAGAGTATTTGTAACAATTTTCCAGACCAGAATTTTCCATGTTTGAGGCCCCGGCAATTTCCATAACCTTCGCCTGCAAAACAAGCGTAAATCCTCCCCTATTCTTGCCTTGTCTTTTTCCGATCCTCGTCGATCCATAAAATCCTCAAATATAACACCATAGCCACTCTTTACACTATACTCACCATCGTTGCAATGAAGCCAATACACCTCATCCCTTATTTGCGAATTGCAAAAAGGCTTAGATAAGATTAAGAGTGCACTTTCTTCCTCAAAAATTTGTCTGACAAAAACTTCATTCCAAGCTCTTCTCCCATCAGCCATACTCATAGTCAAGtccttaatcatcatgttcctcatCTCCACGAATTCCGCATCCAAGACGCGCCAATGTGGTTCCGGACATTGTCCTCCCACCCAATTATTAACCCACACATTCAAACTTGAATCGAGACCAGGTTTCCATCCTATGTTCTGTCGTACCATAGTCAGTCCATGTAGAATACTTTTTGCCCCCCATGACAAGTTGTTACCATAATTCATCATTAAAGACTCTGTAATCGCCCCTTCCTTAAGCAATTTTTTACGAAAAACCTTTGCGAAAAAGGATCCCGAATCTGATAAAATTCTCCACCCATGTTTAGCTAACAATGCTTGATTCAGGCGTTCAATGTTTCGAATTCCCAATCCTCCCTCCCGTTTTGGCAAGCTTAGGAACTTCTTACTACACCAGTGAATAGACCTCCCTGATTTAACacccgcccaccaaaaatgtgcTAATAAGGAATTAATCTTATTAgacacacttaccggtattttaaataccgataGAACATAATTGGAGAGATTTGAGAGGACAGAGGAAATAAGGGTAAGCCTTCCAGCTGATGATAGAAAAATCCCATTCCAAGAGGAAATTCTTTTCATGACATTGTCGACCAGGCTCTTAAACAGCACATGTTTAGATCCTTGAAACTCAGTAGGCAATCCTAAATATTTTCCAAgatttttcttcccttttatttttAACGTCTTCATCCCATTTCTTGCCTTAAGCATCGTAGTACTAGGACTAAAAAGGATACCTGACTTATCATCATTCATGACTTGTCCCGAGACCTTGCAGTAATTGTCCAAGATGGTCTTTAAAGACTTTGCCGAATTGTTATTATCATGAAGAAAAAACACCGCATCATCCGCAAAGAACAGATGCGATAAAGCCTACACCCCTCGACACAGAGTAATACCTTTCAAGAGCCCGTTCTTTTGCGCATCCAGAATATTCAGAGACAACACCTCCATACAAAGGACAAATAAATAAGGCGACAAAGGATCTCCCTGTCTTAAACCACAAGACGGTTTAAATAATCTCAAAGGGGCTCCATTAAAGAGAACCTGATAAGAGACCGAAGAAACACACATCATGATCAACTTCACCATTCTGGATGGGATTCCAAACTTTTCTAAGACAGCCCGTAGAAAATCCCATCTTACACGATCATATGCTTTACTCATATCTGCTTTAAAAGCATATCGGCCATGCTTCCCTCTCTTATGCGAGTTGATTTTGTGGATAGCTTCATGAGCTAATAAAACATTATCTAAAATTTGCCTTCCCGAAATGAAGGCATTCTGGAACTCCCCTACCAAATATTTCATCACTTTTGATAAACGGTTCGTAATACACTTAGAGACAATCCTCATAAAAACGTTGCATATGCTTATAGGACGGTAATCACCTACACCTTCTGGATTATCACATTTCGGGATCAAGCATATAAAAGTCCTATTCATTTCTTGTAAAACTTTCCCAGAGTTCAGGACAGAGAGAACCGCCTCCGTGATATCCCTCTTGATGATATGCCAACAATTTTGATAAAAAACTGGTGGAATCCCATCAGGCCCAGGGGACTTATATGATCCCATTTGAAACACCGCCGTCCGCACTTCTTTAGCTGTGTACGGACGAGAAAGCATATCACCATCATCACCTTGCACCGTTTGTTGAACATTACTCAAGAATGACTCAATCATTCCGTTCCAAGATTCACCATCCACCCTTGAAACTGGGTTATACAAGGAGAAGTAGTAATCATGAAACATACTCCCCGAAGTTTGAGAGTCATAAACCCAATTACCCGTATTATCTTTCACACCTAGAATGTAGTTTCGACCCGCACGTCCCTTAACCCAATTAAAGAAGTATTTAGTACACGTATCTCCATCAACCATCCACTTTAACTTAGCACGTTGTTTCCAAAACACCGCCGATGCTTTTGCAAATTCTCGCAGTTCTTCATTTTTTTTGTATATAACTCGTCATTACCATTATTAATAGCAATCTCAATACCTTTTTCTAAGGTATTATCAAAATCATCCCACTTCAGTTTCCATTCCATTCTCTTATCCAAAACCCATTTCCTAACCCGAAGCCTCACCCTTGATAATTTCCTTGCTACTCGAAAACTAGGTGTCCCCCAAA is a window encoding:
- the LOC141651822 gene encoding uncharacterized protein LOC141651822; amino-acid sequence: MEHLFRDCPVSRRLWACSELGIRAELGSHLDITKWIIEWISYLGNLEGGEVRVIRFVAMIWCLWSVRNKILFQGLTFHPLMFYNLWAHLVGTADQAMKANDKEILNTMVPSGISRTDSALWIRDSNPVCIVGEIKNCDYVRVMVDAGWRGMEKARIGWEGILGNGQRCCSEVRKIRAESPLQAEGLGVLTVMLWAQQQGIRHLEISTDCISIVYQLAGIERTHHLLKALLKDVLEVAASFHCLAISFIPRSFNKTKTWSCM